Proteins encoded together in one Ignavibacteria bacterium window:
- the metK gene encoding methionine adenosyltransferase: MNKEYLFTSESVSEGHPDKVADQISDAILDAYLEKDKYAKVACETLISGDLLVISGEFKYNSEDEIDHKQIAFDVIRKIGYDKGSFGFDFDKCEFIPSIKAQSSDINIGVEQGNNTGAGDQGLMFGYATNETPEYMPLPILLAHKLMFRQAELRKSGEIDWLGPDAKAQVTVKYRNGKPVSVEKVVLSTQHKSYIRNSEIRYTVTKEIIEKVIPKDLLSKDVSVLINPTGSFIEGGPKADTGLTGRKIIVDTYGGSCPHGGGAFSGKDATKVDRSAAYMARFAAKNIVAKGLADKCTLQVAYAIGVTEPISMMVNTHGTGRVSDEETEKFVKENFDFTPKGIIERLDLLRPIYFDTAAYGHFGRVGFEWEKVF, encoded by the coding sequence ATGAATAAAGAATATTTGTTTACATCAGAGTCGGTATCAGAAGGCCATCCTGATAAAGTTGCTGACCAAATTTCGGATGCAATTCTGGATGCATATCTCGAAAAAGATAAATACGCAAAAGTTGCCTGCGAGACATTGATATCAGGAGATTTACTCGTCATATCCGGGGAATTTAAGTATAATTCAGAGGATGAGATTGACCATAAGCAAATTGCGTTCGATGTAATTAGAAAGATTGGATATGATAAAGGTAGTTTCGGATTTGATTTTGATAAATGCGAATTTATACCATCTATTAAAGCACAATCCTCTGATATAAATATTGGAGTTGAACAGGGAAATAATACAGGTGCAGGAGACCAGGGACTTATGTTCGGATATGCGACTAATGAAACACCCGAATACATGCCGTTACCTATTTTACTGGCACATAAATTAATGTTCAGGCAGGCAGAGCTCAGAAAAAGCGGAGAAATTGACTGGCTGGGACCCGATGCAAAAGCACAGGTGACGGTGAAGTACAGAAACGGGAAACCTGTATCTGTTGAAAAAGTTGTTCTTTCCACACAGCATAAGAGCTATATAAGAAATTCTGAGATAAGATACACGGTTACAAAAGAAATTATTGAGAAAGTGATTCCAAAAGATCTGCTTTCAAAAGATGTTTCAGTACTTATTAATCCAACTGGATCATTTATAGAAGGCGGACCGAAAGCTGATACTGGACTTACCGGAAGAAAGATAATCGTGGATACCTACGGTGGAAGCTGTCCGCACGGCGGCGGAGCTTTTTCAGGAAAGGACGCTACAAAGGTCGACAGGTCAGCGGCTTATATGGCAAGGTTTGCTGCAAAGAACATTGTTGCAAAAGGACTTGCTGATAAGTGCACGCTGCAGGTTGCCTATGCAATAGGTGTTACAGAGCCGATATCGATGATGGTGAATACTCATGGAACCGGTAGGGTATCAGATGAAGAGACAGAGAAGTTTGTGAAAGAAAACTTTGATTTTACTCCTAAAGGAATAATAGAAAGGCTGGATTTACTGAGACCAATATATTTTGATACAGCTGCATACGGACATTTTGGTAGAGTCGGGTTTGAATGGGAGAAGGTTTTTTAA
- a CDS encoding IS4 family transposase — MSYNYNQLLNIFQFHFNWNLARVSFLTTFVISFLQCSTVNLRRVALRMKSQNVDSNYRRIQNFFQKYGLRQKEYSIFLRSLLPKDAKYWLAIDRTNWKFGKTNINILMIVVIYKEIAFPLCWEALEKFGNSSSTERIALLEKAVKILGKDSIKGILGDREFIGVKWFRYLMKEEIGFHIRVKSNIKVGSKTKESRKEIKDLLKYFKVNIPKELPNKHDVFGYRLHVSGMKTKDDYCIVISNKDNTEALKIYRQRWSIENMFGAFKTRGFNFEDTHLHHLYKIEKLIFLISIAYVWSIFTSLWLDSKVKIRVNKYGRKTISYFRRGLDYLINMLHQILSGKMHNEYIEVIKLLSCT; from the coding sequence ATGAGTTACAATTATAATCAATTATTAAATATATTTCAATTTCATTTCAACTGGAATTTAGCAAGGGTTTCTTTCCTGACAACTTTCGTGATAAGTTTTTTGCAGTGCTCGACAGTAAATTTACGTAGAGTAGCCCTTCGAATGAAGTCACAGAATGTTGACTCAAATTACAGGAGGATACAGAATTTCTTTCAGAAATATGGTTTAAGACAAAAAGAGTATTCAATATTTTTGAGATCCCTGTTACCAAAGGATGCTAAATATTGGTTAGCAATAGACAGAACAAACTGGAAGTTCGGAAAGACAAACATCAATATTTTAATGATAGTAGTCATATACAAAGAAATCGCCTTTCCATTATGCTGGGAAGCACTGGAAAAGTTTGGAAACTCAAGCTCAACCGAAAGAATAGCTTTACTTGAAAAAGCAGTAAAGATATTGGGAAAAGACTCAATAAAAGGAATATTAGGAGATAGAGAGTTCATAGGTGTAAAATGGTTTAGGTATTTAATGAAAGAGGAAATTGGTTTTCACATCAGAGTGAAATCAAACATAAAAGTTGGTAGTAAAACTAAAGAAAGCAGAAAAGAAATAAAGGATTTATTAAAATATTTCAAAGTTAATATTCCCAAAGAATTACCGAATAAACATGATGTTTTCGGATATAGATTGCACGTATCAGGAATGAAAACCAAAGATGACTATTGCATAGTAATAAGCAATAAAGACAATACGGAAGCTCTTAAAATCTACCGACAAAGATGGTCAATCGAGAATATGTTTGGCGCATTCAAGACCCGGGGATTTAATTTTGAAGACACACATCTGCATCATTTATACAAGATCGAGAAATTAATATTTCTAATAAGCATAGCTTATGTCTGGTCAATATTCACCTCATTATGGCTGGATTCGAAAGTAAAGATAAGAGTCAATAAATATGGTAGAAAAACAATTAGTTATTTCAGGAGAGGTTTAGATTATTTGATTAATATGCTACACCAAATACTTTCGGGAAAAATGCATAATGAATATATTGAAGTCATTAAATTATTGTCGTGTACTTAG
- a CDS encoding carboxypeptidase regulatory-like domain-containing protein yields MRVTGIIKTGKLIIVLLVLCLFGLSCKEAPTEAEELISGITGKITAASTGNNVVGASVYTVPSSKSTTADNNGYYELKEINPGTYTVTAAKSGFNTASVNIVVEEGKISRGDIQLVEEGPELSVQPMTIDFGTTQINATITVSNSGVGTLNFTASKNAGWLSISPAAGAVTNTPVTINLTADRSKVGFGNYSDVIQINSNGGNKQVNVMMVKQDPNAPYLNVSQNQLNFGASQSSLTFDVSNGGAGNLNWSITKDQSWITVNPLSGTNTASVTVSVSRNGLPNGQNFTGNVTILSNGGTKVIPVTMSTGLPFTGTWSTMTPYLAGINPESNSILAVENSNNIWAAGDKIWYYNGSTWTEQTKPDGVGTINSISFNSATEGWAVSYNGVIKYNGSGWTKVTTVPSIWTYNYVIVLRQNVIFLFSYTYVLKSFDGGTTWQTENLNFIGLDGVRMADKTSNGNVLFVSFAQGTIAKYDGISWNTLYDAHYVGNGLPYMRYSLSAVNPTNVWLSTQFYGIEKYNGTAFQSELTFSGYTELYTISMVSETNGWAGGSKLYQYNGSGWTAKTGILSAAVISLKMISENEGYAITESGTVLKYN; encoded by the coding sequence ATGAGAGTTACGGGAATAATAAAGACAGGAAAACTGATAATAGTTCTTTTAGTGCTTTGTTTGTTTGGACTTTCTTGTAAGGAAGCTCCAACAGAAGCAGAGGAGCTTATTTCGGGAATAACGGGAAAGATTACTGCTGCAAGCACAGGCAATAATGTTGTTGGTGCATCGGTATATACTGTTCCGTCTTCAAAGAGTACAACAGCGGATAATAACGGATATTACGAACTGAAAGAAATTAATCCTGGTACATATACAGTCACAGCTGCTAAGTCAGGATTTAATACTGCCTCTGTAAATATAGTTGTAGAGGAAGGAAAAATTAGCAGGGGTGACATTCAATTGGTTGAGGAAGGACCTGAATTGTCGGTTCAGCCGATGACGATTGATTTCGGAACGACACAGATAAATGCAACGATAACCGTTTCAAACAGCGGGGTTGGAACGCTTAACTTTACGGCATCAAAGAATGCAGGATGGCTGAGCATTAGTCCAGCAGCGGGAGCGGTTACAAACACACCGGTTACTATTAATCTAACGGCAGACAGGAGCAAGGTAGGGTTTGGAAATTATTCTGACGTGATACAGATAAATTCCAACGGAGGAAACAAGCAGGTTAATGTTATGATGGTAAAGCAGGATCCGAATGCTCCTTACCTGAATGTATCACAAAATCAATTAAATTTCGGAGCTTCGCAAAGCAGTTTAACATTTGATGTTTCAAACGGAGGTGCTGGGAATCTGAACTGGTCAATAACTAAAGACCAGAGCTGGATTACTGTTAATCCCCTTTCCGGAACGAATACAGCGTCAGTGACAGTAAGCGTAAGCAGAAACGGTTTACCGAACGGACAGAATTTTACTGGGAATGTAACCATATTATCTAATGGAGGAACAAAGGTAATACCTGTAACCATGTCAACAGGACTTCCTTTTACAGGAACATGGAGCACAATGACTCCTTATCTTGCAGGAATCAATCCGGAATCAAATTCAATACTTGCCGTAGAAAACTCAAACAACATCTGGGCAGCGGGTGACAAGATATGGTATTACAACGGAAGTACATGGACAGAGCAGACAAAACCGGACGGAGTAGGAACGATTAATTCTATATCATTTAATTCGGCAACGGAAGGGTGGGCTGTATCATATAACGGAGTAATAAAATACAACGGAAGCGGATGGACAAAGGTGACAACGGTACCTTCAATATGGACTTACAACTATGTGATTGTTTTAAGGCAGAATGTGATATTCCTGTTTTCGTACACATACGTCCTGAAATCATTTGACGGAGGAACAACATGGCAGACTGAAAATCTTAACTTTATAGGTCTCGACGGCGTGAGAATGGCAGATAAAACTTCAAACGGGAATGTGCTTTTTGTAAGCTTTGCACAGGGCACGATTGCAAAGTATGACGGAATAAGCTGGAATACGCTTTACGATGCGCATTATGTCGGGAACGGACTGCCATATATGCGATACTCTCTTTCTGCAGTTAATCCAACAAATGTCTGGTTATCAACACAATTTTACGGAATTGAGAAATATAACGGAACGGCATTTCAGTCCGAGCTGACTTTTTCAGGATATACAGAACTATACACAATAAGCATGGTATCTGAGACAAACGGATGGGCTGGAGGCTCGAAGCTATACCAGTACAACGGAAGCGGATGGACGGCAAAGACAGGAATATTGAGTGCGGCTGTTATTTCGCTGAAAATGATTTCAGAGAACGAAGGATATGCAATAACCGAAAGCGGAACAGTTTTAAAATATAATTAA